A single genomic interval of Zunongwangia sp. HGR-M22 harbors:
- a CDS encoding YaiO family outer membrane beta-barrel protein, with protein sequence MYATKMNLLKKSTFNYLTVILFYLCLQTNAFSQNYSSDELFTMAREAAFEEDNYPKAIKLSKQALVQSPNYTGIRVFLGRLYTWSKNIDSARVEFEKVLKNNPGHEDGSFAYGSLEYWNDDSKKALNIINNGLEAHPDSENLLLLKAKVLKDLKEYKLAQEANSRLLKINPGNTEARSLSQRLTTLSAKNQIGLTYDFVYFDEQFDDPWHLSSIDYSRQTKLGSVVARVNYANRFRTNAFQFEVDAYPSISKTFYAYVNAGISDKEGIFPDYRAGFSLYANLPWAMEAEAGFRLLGFDDETWIYTASVGKYYKSFWFNFRTFLTPSNSSVSQSFSLITRYYLGGADDYLNLRIGTGLSPDNQTNNILYNNGNQYRLKSNNIFLGYRKTLWSTNVVFIEGGLENQEYRQGETGNQFTIGVGYLKRF encoded by the coding sequence ATGTATGCTACCAAAATGAATCTATTAAAGAAATCTACCTTCAATTACTTAACAGTAATTTTATTTTATTTATGCTTGCAAACTAATGCATTTTCGCAGAATTATAGTTCAGATGAATTGTTTACAATGGCTAGAGAAGCTGCTTTTGAGGAAGACAATTATCCAAAAGCAATTAAATTATCTAAGCAAGCTCTAGTTCAAAGTCCAAATTATACGGGTATTCGTGTTTTTTTAGGTAGATTGTATACTTGGAGCAAGAACATAGATAGTGCTCGTGTTGAATTTGAGAAAGTCCTAAAAAACAATCCAGGTCACGAAGATGGATCTTTTGCTTATGGAAGTTTAGAATACTGGAATGATGACTCAAAAAAAGCTTTAAATATTATAAATAATGGTTTAGAAGCGCATCCGGATTCTGAAAATTTATTACTACTGAAAGCAAAAGTACTTAAAGATCTAAAAGAATATAAATTAGCTCAGGAAGCAAATAGCCGACTTTTAAAAATCAATCCCGGTAATACTGAAGCTCGTTCTTTAAGTCAGCGCTTAACGACTCTTTCAGCAAAAAATCAAATTGGATTAACTTACGATTTTGTTTATTTTGATGAGCAATTTGATGATCCATGGCATCTTTCCAGTATCGATTATAGCCGGCAAACAAAATTAGGGTCTGTAGTTGCAAGAGTAAATTATGCAAACAGATTTCGCACCAATGCTTTTCAGTTTGAAGTAGATGCTTATCCCAGTATTTCTAAAACATTTTATGCATACGTAAATGCAGGAATTTCAGATAAAGAAGGAATATTCCCAGACTATCGCGCGGGATTTTCATTATATGCTAATCTCCCATGGGCAATGGAAGCAGAGGCTGGCTTTAGACTCCTTGGCTTCGATGATGAAACTTGGATTTATACCGCTTCTGTAGGGAAATACTATAAAAGCTTTTGGTTTAATTTCAGGACTTTTTTAACGCCTTCAAACAGTTCAGTATCTCAATCTTTTAGTTTAATTACTCGTTATTATTTAGGAGGTGCTGATGATTATCTAAATTTAAGAATTGGTACAGGTCTTTCCCCAGATAATCAAACCAACAATATTTTATATAATAACGGAAATCAATATCGTTTAAAATCGAATAATATTTTTCTGGGCTATCGTAAGACATTATGGTCTACAAATGTAGTTTTTATTGAAGGCGGACTAGAGAATCAGGAATATAGACAAGGAGAAACTGGCAATCAGTTTACAATTGGAGTAGGATATTTAAAACGTTTTTAA
- a CDS encoding PAS domain S-box protein, with the protein MPYEILSISNLDNKPLNLGYYLDSDIISTKLNCVYNAEQAISFIKKFRTHIIFIDLDSFKDDGLEELESIFSFTTAIPIIIISNKLNQKFRMLCLEKGASDYLVKKHLDSFAIYNALRQNIDRPNYFNALEEAKSSYNQLFQLCPQPIFVYDLETLRIIDINEAVLRKYGYTYQEFLSKTMDDIRSDDTITETVKKAYENNKYLRKSYRGILKHCTKNGELLDVEVHTSIITFGGKQARIVIAIDITKQLTYIKAIENQNKKLEEIAWTQSHVVRAPLVRMMSLVYMLGENFEDNTDFYLKEITKSAEDLDQIIHEITAKTNPDFEI; encoded by the coding sequence ATGCCCTACGAAATACTTTCGATTTCTAATCTCGATAATAAGCCATTAAACCTGGGGTATTATTTAGACAGTGATATTATCTCTACTAAATTAAATTGCGTATATAATGCCGAGCAAGCGATCTCCTTCATTAAAAAATTTAGAACACATATAATTTTTATAGACCTAGATAGTTTTAAAGACGATGGTTTAGAAGAACTGGAAAGCATTTTTTCGTTTACCACCGCCATTCCGATTATAATTATTAGCAATAAGCTAAATCAAAAATTTAGAATGTTATGTTTAGAAAAAGGTGCATCAGACTATCTTGTAAAAAAACATTTAGATTCATTTGCTATTTACAATGCGCTGAGACAAAATATTGATCGTCCCAATTATTTTAATGCCTTAGAAGAAGCAAAATCGAGCTACAATCAATTATTTCAATTGTGTCCTCAGCCAATATTTGTTTACGATCTTGAAACTTTACGTATTATTGATATTAATGAAGCCGTTCTAAGAAAGTATGGGTACACTTATCAGGAGTTTTTATCCAAAACAATGGATGATATTCGATCTGATGATACAATCACTGAGACGGTAAAAAAAGCATATGAGAATAATAAGTATTTAAGAAAAAGCTACCGTGGCATTTTAAAGCATTGTACTAAAAATGGTGAATTATTAGATGTAGAAGTGCATACCAGCATAATCACTTTCGGAGGAAAACAAGCAAGAATCGTAATTGCGATCGATATAACAAAACAACTTACTTACATTAAAGCCATAGAAAATCAAAACAAAAAACTAGAAGAAATTGCTTGGACCCAAAGCCACGTAGTTAGAGCTCCTTTAGTAAGAATGATGTCTTTAGTGTATATGCTTGGCGAGAATTTTGAAGATAATACCGATTTCTATTTAAAAGAAATAACCAAATCTGCTGAAGATCTTGATCAAATTATTCATGAAATTACGGCAAAAACAAATCCAGATTTTGAAATTTAG
- a CDS encoding aldo/keto reductase has protein sequence MKITDVNGTVSLNNGLKMPYLGLGVYKTKDGAEVKNAINYALNAGYRHIDTASFYKNEDGVGEAIQESGLYREDVFITSKVWNDDQGYEGTLKAIDKSLAKLNLDYLDLYLIHWPVPDTLTETWRAMEEIYKSGKVKAIGLCNCVEHQMDEVIENGSIKPMVLQNEFHPKLLQQNMLDYCAEKNIQYEGWSPLMRGQILDNQIIKNIAEKHRKSPAHIVLRWDLQKGVITIPKSVHQDRIEQNAAIFDFELSVDEVKEIDSLDNNERTGAHPDHFMEHFAKK, from the coding sequence ATGAAAATTACAGATGTGAATGGGACTGTAAGTCTTAACAATGGTTTAAAAATGCCTTATTTAGGGCTGGGGGTGTATAAAACTAAAGATGGTGCAGAGGTGAAAAATGCTATAAATTACGCTTTAAATGCTGGATATCGCCATATCGATACAGCTAGTTTTTATAAAAATGAAGATGGTGTAGGAGAAGCCATTCAAGAAAGCGGATTATATAGGGAGGATGTCTTTATAACAAGTAAAGTCTGGAACGATGATCAAGGTTATGAAGGTACTTTGAAAGCGATTGATAAAAGCTTGGCAAAATTGAATTTGGATTATTTGGATCTTTATTTAATCCATTGGCCGGTACCCGATACTTTAACTGAAACTTGGCGCGCAATGGAAGAAATTTACAAGTCTGGTAAAGTGAAAGCTATTGGTTTATGTAATTGCGTAGAACATCAAATGGATGAAGTTATCGAAAACGGAAGTATAAAACCAATGGTGCTGCAGAATGAGTTTCATCCAAAATTGCTTCAGCAAAATATGCTTGATTATTGCGCTGAAAAAAACATTCAGTACGAAGGCTGGTCACCATTAATGCGTGGACAAATTTTAGATAATCAGATTATTAAAAATATTGCTGAAAAACATCGAAAATCGCCTGCCCATATAGTCCTTCGCTGGGATTTGCAAAAAGGAGTGATTACTATTCCAAAAAGTGTTCATCAAGATCGAATTGAACAAAATGCTGCTATTTTTGATTTTGAATTATCGGTAGATGAGGTGAAGGAAATTGATTCGTTAGACAATAATGAAAGAACAGGCGCACATCCCGATCATTTTATGGAGCATTTTGCTAAAAAGTAA
- a CDS encoding site-specific integrase gives MKNAVSFGIIFTPKLSKAKNGTAPLYARITVNGERIELSLKRRITLNLWNEKRSRLKGYSEESLQVNKSLDRIFNKIYEAFRQLQEENKHLSAKSIKARYLGLDDSYKTLAELMTYHNTKMTSVLKPGTMKNYYTTEKYVLEFLNKKMNTKDIYLKQLNYRFITDFEHFLRNYKPKTHRRRPTNNGVMKHLERLKKLSNLALKMEWIEKDPFARYSLHFKNKERDYLLQREIETLANLNLERETLSRTRDIFIFSCYSGLSYGDAKSLERRHIVKGIDGNNWIVKEREKTGKLFKVPMLPRVKAILKKYQSESKVSGFLLPVYSNQKINQYLKELAKQSKISKRLTFHVARHTFATTVTLSNGIPIETVSKLLGHTKLSTTQIYARVIDSKISDDMEKLKDIL, from the coding sequence ATGAAAAATGCCGTAAGTTTTGGAATTATTTTTACTCCAAAATTGTCAAAAGCAAAAAATGGTACTGCTCCGTTGTATGCACGGATTACCGTAAATGGAGAACGTATTGAACTCAGTCTTAAACGCAGGATTACTCTAAACCTCTGGAATGAGAAGCGTAGCCGACTAAAAGGCTATAGCGAAGAGAGTTTACAGGTTAACAAATCCTTAGATCGTATCTTCAATAAAATTTACGAGGCCTTTAGGCAACTTCAGGAAGAAAATAAGCATTTAAGCGCTAAAAGCATTAAAGCTCGTTATTTGGGATTAGATGATTCCTATAAGACTTTAGCCGAACTTATGACCTATCATAATACCAAAATGACTTCGGTATTAAAACCAGGAACGATGAAAAACTACTATACGACTGAAAAGTACGTATTAGAATTCCTGAACAAGAAGATGAATACCAAAGATATTTATCTAAAACAACTTAATTATCGTTTTATCACTGATTTTGAACATTTCCTTCGCAATTATAAACCAAAAACACATCGACGACGACCAACCAATAATGGGGTGATGAAACATTTGGAACGCTTAAAAAAGCTAAGCAATCTTGCTTTAAAAATGGAATGGATCGAAAAAGATCCTTTTGCGAGATATTCGTTGCATTTTAAGAATAAGGAAAGAGATTATTTGCTTCAAAGAGAAATTGAAACTTTGGCAAACTTAAATCTGGAAAGAGAAACCCTATCCAGAACAAGAGATATTTTTATATTTTCCTGTTATTCCGGATTATCTTATGGCGATGCTAAATCATTGGAACGAAGACATATTGTAAAAGGTATTGATGGGAATAATTGGATTGTAAAAGAGAGAGAAAAGACCGGCAAACTTTTTAAAGTACCGATGCTGCCGAGGGTAAAAGCCATTCTCAAAAAATATCAAAGTGAATCTAAAGTCAGTGGGTTTTTACTCCCTGTATATTCCAATCAGAAAATCAACCAGTATTTAAAAGAGTTAGCAAAGCAATCCAAAATATCAAAGAGGCTTACATTTCATGTAGCTCGTCACACTTTTGCAACCACGGTAACTTTGTCAAACGGAATCCCAATTGAGACAGTATCTAAACTTCTGGGACATACAAAGCTTTCCACAACTCAAATTTATGCAAGGGTAATTGATTCCAAAATTTCGGACGATATGGAGAAGTTGAAAGATATATTATAA
- a CDS encoding site-specific integrase produces MRTSKTFSVVFWLNKKKVKNNQSLIYARITVNSKRANISLKRYASIDLWNSKTKRLKGNSKKTLEINEFLDQNYARFHQIYQDLKFKGKLITSDLVKAEFNGEGGSSKTLNELIEYHQDKIRNTHSAGSIRNFKVSEKYIKEYVHQRLRTTNIYLSQLDYKFLSDFEAFLFNYYPKGHHKAMSHNTVMKHIQRLRKMVTLAFHLEWLDKDPFRRWKMTFEKRERDFLSKNELSNLQHMEIPLDRLDRIRDLFIFSCYTGLSYGDLIELLEDEISVGIDGKAWIITKRNKTNSAVKVPLLAPALKILEKYRDHPITQVTDTLLPQCSNQKVNLYLKELAILAGLKKNLTFHMARHTFATTVTLSNGVPIETVSKLLGHTKIATTQIYARVLEDKISKDMEDLRKRLDS; encoded by the coding sequence ATGCGTACATCAAAAACATTTTCGGTAGTTTTTTGGCTTAATAAAAAGAAAGTCAAAAATAATCAAAGTCTAATCTATGCCCGTATTACCGTAAATTCGAAACGGGCCAATATTAGTTTAAAGCGATATGCTTCAATAGATCTTTGGAATTCTAAAACGAAGCGCTTAAAAGGGAATTCTAAGAAAACCCTTGAGATCAATGAATTCCTAGATCAGAATTATGCAAGATTCCATCAAATTTATCAAGATCTTAAATTCAAAGGAAAGTTGATTACTTCAGATTTGGTTAAAGCTGAATTCAATGGGGAAGGAGGGAGTTCCAAAACCTTAAATGAGCTTATCGAATATCATCAGGATAAAATTAGGAATACGCATAGTGCCGGGAGTATTCGGAATTTTAAAGTAAGTGAGAAGTATATTAAGGAATATGTACATCAAAGGCTGCGGACAACAAATATTTACCTCTCACAATTAGACTATAAGTTTCTGAGTGATTTTGAAGCTTTTCTTTTTAATTACTATCCCAAAGGTCATCATAAAGCGATGAGCCATAATACGGTGATGAAACATATCCAGCGCTTGCGTAAAATGGTAACCTTGGCTTTTCATTTAGAATGGCTCGATAAAGATCCCTTTAGACGATGGAAAATGACCTTTGAAAAAAGGGAGCGGGATTTTCTTTCTAAGAACGAATTGTCAAATCTACAACATATGGAGATTCCGCTTGATCGGCTAGATCGCATTCGGGACTTATTTATCTTTAGTTGCTATACAGGTTTAAGCTACGGAGATTTGATAGAATTATTGGAAGATGAAATAAGTGTAGGAATAGATGGAAAAGCCTGGATTATAACAAAACGGAATAAGACGAATAGCGCTGTTAAAGTACCTTTACTAGCACCAGCTCTCAAAATTTTAGAAAAGTATAGAGATCATCCTATTACCCAGGTTACTGATACGTTATTACCACAATGCAGCAATCAAAAAGTAAATTTATACCTTAAAGAACTTGCTATTCTTGCCGGCCTTAAAAAGAACTTAACCTTTCATATGGCTCGACATACTTTTGCGACCACAGTAACCTTAAGCAACGGAGTGCCTATAGAAACAGTATCGAAACTATTGGGACATACCAAAATAGCAACGACACAAATTTATGCTCGTGTTTTAGAAGATAAAATAAGTAAGGATATGGAGGATTTGAGAAAGAGGCTTGATAGTTGA
- a CDS encoding restriction system-associated AAA family ATPase, which produces MKLLKLHINSDYGSIKEGFKLQFRTPYEDQIPSQLDWTDFHPFCFAGLNGSGKSNVLEALANIFYHIESCANVNQPENFQDNFRPEICKPNAFGLEYYICQDKEYKIENLIKVCISKKEKRKKDDGLPVMTYQPFPFDKEPIPVSVVAEKFASKPAPAKRYLPDLVIGYSSGENEILSIPFLKTRLLHFDEYRVALEKKAEYKEPESSLLYVDYEMSQAVLLANLIFQKKEVLEPLHKELGIADIIRFRMNLNLHLHENKRILEQYKEVIDAFKRCATTCYEEKDKLTLDFWINSASKETFKANFSNNPFKLFQAFQILYTLNYRTVKPEIKSDVYQSKGFYTDGKVPNPEPQEKVFFFLDYYIKKKYPDSKEAVPLLMKNLSDGEQQFLHTMGICLMLKDKSALLLLDEPETHFNPDWRSKFIRTLKKSLDHSQSNNLMTDILITSHSPFIISDCYPDKVIAFEKNKQPINARDMNFRTYGTSVDIIMENIFKKRNTIGDLSRKEIEDIQKDIAKRKKLSPQEVQEYKLLTNHLGDSMEKILLFARLNELEDTDA; this is translated from the coding sequence ATGAAGCTTCTAAAATTACATATCAATTCAGATTATGGAAGTATTAAAGAAGGCTTTAAACTACAATTCAGAACTCCATATGAAGATCAAATTCCTAGTCAACTAGATTGGACTGATTTTCACCCTTTCTGTTTCGCAGGACTAAATGGAAGCGGCAAATCAAATGTTTTAGAAGCACTTGCTAATATCTTCTATCATATTGAGAGTTGTGCAAATGTCAATCAACCCGAAAACTTTCAAGACAATTTTAGGCCTGAAATCTGTAAACCCAATGCTTTTGGATTGGAGTATTATATATGTCAGGATAAGGAATATAAAATTGAGAATTTAATCAAGGTTTGTATTAGCAAGAAAGAAAAAAGAAAAAAGGATGATGGTCTTCCGGTAATGACTTATCAGCCCTTTCCCTTTGACAAGGAGCCTATACCCGTTTCAGTCGTTGCAGAAAAGTTTGCTTCCAAACCTGCACCTGCTAAACGTTATTTACCAGATTTGGTAATTGGGTATTCTTCGGGTGAAAATGAAATTTTAAGTATTCCGTTTTTGAAGACTCGTCTTCTTCACTTTGATGAATACCGAGTTGCTCTAGAAAAGAAAGCAGAATATAAAGAGCCCGAAAGTAGCTTGCTATACGTTGATTATGAAATGAGTCAAGCTGTTCTTTTAGCTAATTTAATATTTCAGAAAAAAGAAGTCCTAGAACCTTTGCACAAAGAATTGGGAATTGCTGATATTATTCGTTTTCGAATGAATCTTAATCTACATCTCCATGAGAACAAGAGGATTCTTGAACAATACAAAGAAGTTATAGATGCTTTTAAACGGTGTGCTACGACATGCTACGAAGAGAAAGATAAACTGACTCTAGATTTTTGGATAAACTCGGCTAGTAAAGAGACTTTCAAAGCCAACTTTTCAAACAACCCTTTTAAATTATTTCAGGCTTTTCAAATTCTTTATACCCTAAATTATCGAACCGTAAAACCTGAAATTAAATCAGATGTATATCAATCTAAAGGATTTTACACGGATGGGAAAGTACCAAATCCTGAACCTCAGGAAAAAGTATTCTTTTTTCTAGACTACTATATCAAGAAAAAATATCCTGATTCTAAAGAAGCTGTTCCATTGCTCATGAAAAATCTTTCAGATGGCGAACAACAATTTCTTCATACAATGGGGATTTGTCTGATGCTGAAAGACAAAAGTGCTTTGTTACTATTAGATGAACCTGAAACGCATTTTAATCCTGATTGGCGATCAAAGTTTATCCGAACTCTAAAGAAGAGTTTGGATCACTCACAAAGTAACAACCTTATGACAGATATTCTGATAACATCTCATTCGCCTTTCATTATTTCAGACTGCTATCCTGATAAGGTAATTGCTTTTGAAAAGAATAAACAACCGATAAATGCAAGGGATATGAACTTTAGAACGTATGGTACTTCCGTTGATATCATCATGGAAAACATTTTCAAAAAGCGAAATACAATTGGTGATCTTTCCAGAAAAGAAATAGAAGACATACAGAAGGATATTGCAAAAAGAAAGAAATTATCCCCTCAAGAAGTTCAGGAATATAAATTGCTTACAAACCATCTTGGTGATTCAATGGAAAAAATACTATTGTTCGCACGACTAAATGAATTAGAAGATACTGATGCTTAG
- a CDS encoding restriction endonuclease subunit S encodes MEFVEYTIGELALEVKTGKTPPTSNPEYFDGERPWIGPSDLKGQKLANDSERKISEIALEDKKAFLYQSGTVLISTIGDIGKTAIVKKPVASNQQLTGILVNEEIILPELFYYWIRLNKRVLENKANTSVLSMLNNKLIKRIRVVFPKDFEDQYKIVGRLNRIQELIDKRVDTNQLLDKYIRSVFLEMFGDPVLDNKKIGKKPLSFFGEWKSGGTPSKDIPSFFTGNVPWYTSGELNNTFLKESLKRISDEAISNSSAKYIQKNSLLIGMVDTAALKLGITTTISACNQNVAFSKLDPSRCTTEFIYYSILLGKEYFLTKRIGARQKILSVSKIKNLEVTNPSLELQKRFTHKNDSVEKMKGLLNQSLNSLKTLFQATLQDSFNEESQINEEEVFESLLQTFTKEDLKQGERLEHLLKWIDCKEPRFSEFESYDLAWDRLRELLEDGSIEQVLDGNEIKLKVVE; translated from the coding sequence ATGGAGTTTGTAGAATATACTATCGGTGAGCTAGCATTAGAAGTGAAAACAGGTAAAACACCTCCGACCTCCAATCCCGAGTATTTTGATGGAGAGAGACCTTGGATTGGTCCATCAGACTTAAAAGGACAGAAACTTGCTAACGATTCTGAAAGAAAAATTTCTGAAATAGCCTTGGAAGACAAGAAGGCGTTTTTATACCAATCAGGAACAGTCCTTATTTCTACGATAGGAGATATCGGGAAAACGGCAATTGTAAAAAAGCCTGTTGCGTCAAATCAGCAATTGACAGGAATACTAGTGAATGAAGAAATCATTCTTCCTGAATTATTTTATTACTGGATTAGATTGAATAAAAGGGTTTTGGAAAACAAGGCCAATACTTCAGTATTGTCAATGCTTAACAATAAACTCATCAAACGAATTAGAGTTGTTTTCCCAAAAGACTTTGAAGATCAATACAAGATTGTCGGTCGACTTAATAGAATCCAAGAACTCATTGATAAACGAGTAGATACAAATCAATTACTTGATAAATATATCCGATCTGTTTTCCTAGAGATGTTTGGTGACCCTGTTTTGGACAATAAAAAGATCGGAAAGAAGCCTCTTTCCTTTTTTGGTGAATGGAAAAGTGGAGGAACCCCTTCCAAAGACATTCCTTCCTTTTTCACAGGAAATGTACCATGGTACACATCTGGAGAATTAAATAATACTTTTTTAAAGGAAAGTCTAAAGAGAATTAGTGATGAAGCAATTTCAAACTCAAGTGCAAAATATATACAAAAGAATAGTTTATTGATTGGTATGGTTGATACCGCAGCCTTGAAATTAGGCATAACTACAACTATATCTGCATGTAATCAAAATGTAGCCTTTTCAAAATTAGATCCTAGCAGATGTACGACTGAATTCATCTATTATTCTATTCTTTTGGGTAAAGAATATTTTTTAACCAAAAGAATTGGAGCAAGGCAAAAAATATTAAGTGTTTCAAAAATTAAGAACCTTGAAGTCACAAATCCCAGTTTAGAACTTCAAAAAAGATTTACACATAAAAATGATTCAGTTGAAAAAATGAAAGGTTTATTAAACCAATCACTGAATTCATTAAAAACCCTTTTTCAAGCAACACTTCAAGATTCTTTTAATGAAGAAAGTCAAATAAACGAAGAGGAAGTATTTGAATCTCTTTTGCAAACATTCACTAAAGAAGACTTAAAACAAGGCGAACGTTTAGAACACCTTTTGAAATGGATTGATTGTAAAGAACCTCGATTCTCTGAGTTTGAATCTTATGATCTTGCTTGGGACAGGTTAAGAGAGTTGCTAGAAGATGGAAGCATTGAACAGGTATTGGATGGAAATGAAATAAAACTCAAAGTTGTAGAATGA
- a CDS encoding class I SAM-dependent DNA methyltransferase has product MLSREIQNKVQNLWDRLWSSGFANPISAIEQISYLLFMKRLENFNSSVGDNYKWSNYSKLKNDNELVSRVKNVFQFIKTELSKEDEPFAQAMSNASFDIDNPNLLRNAIEFIDSIYEDIDNEINNKNQHFHDIQGDVYEHLLKHTSEAGKNGQFRTPRHIIHMMAELLDPDLDGKILDLASGSGGFLVGAFQYLITKYSKSVKPDDDGLMKGTDGSKLTKNQRKKLEEETFYGFDIDRTMVRIGVMNLMMHGISKPHIVYLDSLSTAYEKWEADRLSITLNIRDKSSLANPALQGQFKYIMANPPFTGKIDSPRVSENLDRIYPPAYEDREETKRKKQTVQSELLFLERMVYMLEEGGRAAVIVPEGVLFNSGKAHKAVREVLMTDCNLDGVISMPSGVFQPYTGVKTSILLFTKRKWKNGSDKPQNTEVWFYGMDSDGYTLDSNRKRLKESPLPMVIEHWNNKPRENQSDRKLIHFNIPFKEIKDNGFELNFNLYKDFIYEPQEFEPSEKILKKITELELEINQGLEELRNF; this is encoded by the coding sequence ATGCTTTCAAGAGAAATACAAAATAAAGTTCAAAACTTATGGGATCGTCTCTGGTCGTCTGGATTTGCGAATCCTATATCAGCCATAGAACAAATTTCCTATTTGTTATTCATGAAACGATTGGAAAATTTCAATTCTTCTGTTGGTGATAATTATAAATGGAGTAATTACAGTAAACTCAAAAATGACAATGAGTTAGTTAGTAGAGTTAAAAATGTCTTTCAGTTCATTAAAACTGAATTAAGTAAGGAGGATGAACCTTTTGCTCAAGCAATGTCTAACGCTTCATTTGACATAGATAATCCAAACTTGCTTAGAAATGCTATTGAATTTATCGATTCTATATACGAGGATATCGATAATGAAATAAATAACAAGAATCAGCACTTTCATGATATACAAGGTGATGTTTATGAGCATCTTTTAAAACACACATCTGAGGCAGGAAAAAATGGGCAATTCCGAACCCCTCGGCATATCATTCATATGATGGCTGAATTACTTGATCCAGATTTGGATGGTAAAATTTTAGATTTAGCTTCTGGTTCGGGAGGTTTTTTGGTTGGAGCTTTTCAGTACCTAATCACCAAGTATTCTAAATCTGTTAAACCAGATGATGATGGTTTAATGAAAGGAACAGACGGAAGTAAACTAACCAAAAACCAAAGAAAGAAATTAGAGGAAGAGACTTTTTACGGTTTTGATATTGACCGAACTATGGTTCGTATTGGTGTGATGAATTTAATGATGCACGGCATCTCAAAACCTCATATTGTTTACTTAGATTCTCTATCTACTGCTTACGAAAAATGGGAAGCCGATCGTCTATCCATTACTTTAAATATAAGAGACAAAAGTTCTTTAGCAAATCCAGCTTTGCAAGGACAGTTTAAGTACATAATGGCAAACCCTCCATTTACAGGAAAAATTGATAGTCCTAGAGTAAGCGAAAATTTAGATCGTATTTACCCGCCTGCGTATGAAGATAGAGAAGAAACTAAACGCAAAAAACAAACAGTACAGTCTGAATTGCTATTCTTGGAAAGGATGGTTTACATGTTGGAGGAAGGCGGACGAGCTGCTGTTATTGTTCCGGAAGGAGTTCTGTTTAATTCAGGAAAAGCACACAAAGCGGTGCGTGAAGTTCTAATGACTGACTGTAATTTAGATGGTGTAATCTCAATGCCAAGTGGAGTTTTTCAGCCTTATACTGGGGTAAAAACTTCTATCCTATTATTCACAAAACGTAAATGGAAAAACGGTTCTGACAAACCACAAAACACAGAGGTATGGTTCTATGGAATGGATTCAGATGGTTACACCTTGGACTCTAACAGAAAAAGATTGAAGGAGTCTCCTTTACCCATGGTTATAGAGCATTGGAATAACAAACCGCGAGAAAATCAATCAGATAGAAAATTGATTCATTTTAATATTCCTTTCAAAGAAATTAAGGATAATGGATTCGAATTGAATTTCAACTTGTACAAGGACTTTATTTATGAACCACAGGAGTTTGAACCCTCTGAAAAGATTCTAAAGAAGATCACGGAATTGGAATTAGAGATTAACCAAGGACTTGAAGAGTTAAGAAATTTTTAG
- a CDS encoding helix-turn-helix domain-containing protein, whose protein sequence is MRIFVRIILMLKFFFCSMQKIYRDINSCISVWIKNAKSNREFAISHNIDEKTVRRLLDEKEYRISIGTLQKICESRNLSLSDFFKLVEKLR, encoded by the coding sequence ATGCGGATTTTTGTCCGCATAATTCTTATGTTAAAATTTTTCTTTTGTTCTATGCAAAAGATTTATAGGGACATTAATAGTTGTATTTCAGTTTGGATTAAAAATGCCAAATCAAATCGTGAATTTGCAATAAGTCATAATATTGATGAAAAAACAGTAAGACGATTATTAGATGAAAAAGAATATCGAATATCCATTGGTACTCTGCAGAAGATATGTGAATCCAGAAATCTTTCCCTTTCCGATTTTTTTAAATTAGTTGAAAAATTACGGTAA